In Populus trichocarpa isolate Nisqually-1 chromosome 12, P.trichocarpa_v4.1, whole genome shotgun sequence, a genomic segment contains:
- the LOC7484355 gene encoding uncharacterized protein LOC7484355 isoform X3, with product MKDSILPSNKKRTIERKENENLSSKSPILLKKPKQIAKAALIRLQTFNFPLISPVTGSPISSISLVPDRLYTIGRTGDFQFKNRCVSKQHCQILFDSYKRKIYIHDGVLLSKTVDNSGNDCVVSEFRRRLICCDDNELESERINEGLSFSVSLNGVFVNGVRVKKGMVRELCAGDEVLLVCGNEGNCSLGGRIGFLIKGVAFKEEVVTGPNEVRVERDWLFESIGQSQGLVSSGSGNKRVFAIRGDEIMVSDFDFQGRKCGGAIERSRFLLSQCRDVLHSDDPISYIMQCNLLNFEMDVPCVCIDKSNYSVDVAVSDRSKFPVQREKVVNGGVPLVRDEVQHHNLQIDQDIHTDRAKNERDHVCAGGGHLYQKDMSTVCFESFVAKNACKTSSLNTMGNESAPVANSFIQMNTWKNCCPPPGKKFYLNRLQFMDHGSFTHPNVISLPELLYPVESISRIFIATFTSDILWFLSHCEIPCHLPVTIACHNTERCWSSSPDNRTSVPYSDFPNLVVVFPPFPESIAFGQDRKRRGIACHHPKLLVLQREDSIRVIITSANLVSNQWNNVTNTVWWQDFPARSAPDPSPLFIRVSDGDANKDSRSDFAAQLAGFMACLVINVPSQAYWISELTKYDFEGANGHLVASVPGIHSRRSPNAYQLPSGSSGVQFLGSVEASVVGLSHLFHTAADRNGTQLKQLAAFLGKCCENVYGMSEIVLRRNLNVPADVNAVSILVPNPDQFSEGDCIQLGFLPRNVAKWVSPLWDSGFFRFSGYVYPKEALAAALGGSNRKVHLILHVAQGPCFPNMMSLMQTEHVLAFCSLVASIQRCTGIWRLEEVSTNGLILNNLISFMVSVFHTILFLHQTLKNWFPLFSDAHPVLKARPLLDLSMHNFWLRFQQLLEKDHQNSLILKNLIQSGAAGVLVKS from the exons ATGAAGGATTCAATTCTtccttccaataaaaaaagaacaattgaaaggaaagaaaatgagaatCTCTCATCAAAATCCCCAATTTTGCtcaaaaaacccaaacaaattgcCAAAGCAGCCCTAATTCGCCtccaaactttcaattttcctttgatttcaCCGGTCACGGGTTCACCTATCAGCTCAATCAGTCTAGTACCGGACCGGCTTTACACTATTGGTCGAACCGGTGATTTTCAGTTCAAAAATCGGTGTGTAAGTAAGCAACATTGTCAGATTTTATTTGATAGTTACAAACGCAAGATTTATATACATGATGGTGTTTTATTATCGAAAACTGTTGATAACAGTGGAAATGATTGTGTTGTTAGTGAATTCAGGAGAAGGTTAATTTGTTGTGATGATAATGAATTGGAAAGTGAGAGGATTAATGAGGGTCTGAGTTTTAGTGTTTCATTGAATGGGGTTTTTGTTAATGGGGTTAGGGTGAAAAAAGGGATGGTGAGGGAATTGTGTGCAGGGGATGAGGTTTTGCTTGTTTGTGGTAATGAGGGGAATTGTAGTTTAGGGGGTAGAATTGGGTTTTTGATTAAAGGGGTTGCTTTTAAGGAGGAGGTGGTTACGGGGCCGAATGAGGTTCGGGTGGAGAGAGACTGGTTGTTTGAGTCGATTGGACAATCGCAAGGATTGGTGTCCAGTGGTAGTGGAAACAAAAGGGTTTTTGCTATCCGGGGAGATGAGATTATGGTTTCAGATTTTGATTTTCAGGGGCGGAAATGTGGGGGTGCTATTGAGAGATCTAGATTTCTGTTGAGTCAGTGTAGAGATGTGCTGCATAGTGATGACCCCATATCTTATATTATGCAAtgcaatttattaaattttgaaatggaTGTGCCTTGTGTTTGTATTGACAAATCAAACTACTCTGTTGATGTTGCTGTAAGTGATAGAAGTAAATTCCCTGTTCAAAGGGAAAAGGTGGTAAATGGTGGTGTGCCTTTGGTCAGGGATGAAGTGCAACATCATAACTTGCAAATTGATCAGGATATCCATACTGATAGAGCAAAGAATGAGAGAGACCATGTTTGTGCTGGAGGTGGCCATTTATATCAAAAAGACATGTCTACAGTTTGTTTTGAGAGTTTTGTTGCGAAAAATGCTTGTAAGACTTCCTCATTGAATACCATGGGTAACGAGAGTGCACCTGTTGCCAACAGCTTTATCCAGATGAACACTTGGAAAAATTGTTGTCCGCCACCCGGGAAGAAGTTTTACCTGAATCGTCTCCAATTTATGGACCATGGTTCATTCACCCATCCCAACGTTATTTCTTTGCCAGAACTTCTCTATCCAGTTGAAAGCATTTCAAGAATATTTATTGCAACCTTTACAAGTGATATTTTATG GTTTCTATCACATTGTGAGATTCCGTGCCATCTGCCAGTGACAATTGCATGTCATAACACCGAGAGATGTTGGAGTTCCAGCCCTGATAATAGAACCTCTGTGCCTTACTCAGATTTTCCAAACTTAGTTGTTGT GTTTCCCCCATTCCCTGAGTCTATAGCATTTGGTCAAGACCGCAAGAGGCGAGGGATTGCTTGCCATCATCCAAAATTGCTTGTTCTGCAAAGAGAAGATAGCATTCGTGTTATCATTACTTCTGCAAATTTAGTGTCTAATCAG TGGAATAATGTGACCAACACAGTGTGGTGGCAAGATTTTCCAGCTAGAAGTGCACCTGATCCTTCACCTCTATTTATTCGAGTTTCTGATGGAGATGCAAATAAAGATTCAAGATCCGATTTCGCTGCTCAGCTGGCTGGCTTCATGGCATGTCTTGTGATCAATGTACCTAGTCAGGCCTATTGGATTTCTGAGTTGACAAAATACGACTTTGAAGGGGCAAATGGACATCTAGTTGCTTCAGTACCAGGGATTCATTCTCGCAGATCTCCCAAT GCTTATCAGTTGCCATCAGGGTCATCTGGTGTGCAATTCCTTGGCTCAGTTGAAGCTTCTGTTGTTGGATTAAGCCACCTTTTTCACACTGCAGCTGACAGAAATGGCACGCAGCTGAAGCAACTGGCTGCTTTCCTAGGGAAATGTTGTGAAAATGTATATGGGATGTCAGAGATTGTTCTGAGAAGAAACCTCAATGTGCCTGCAGATGTGAATGCTGTGAGCATTCTGGTTCCTAACCCCGATCAATTTTCTGAAGGAG ATTGTATTCAACTTGGTTTTCTGCCTAGAAATGTTGCAAAGTGGGTTTCTCCATTGTGGGATAGTGGATTCTTCAGATTCTCTGGATATGTTTATCCTAAAGAAGCCCTTGCTGCTGCTTTAGGAGGAAGCAACAGGAAAGTGCATCTGATACTACATGTGGCACAG GGGCCTTGCTTTCCAAATATGATGAGTTTGATGCAAACTGAACACGTTCTTGCATTTTGCTCTCTTGTTGCTTCAATTCAGAGGTGTACTGGCATTTGGCGACTGGAAGAG GTCAGTACAAATGGCCTGATTCTCAACAATCTGATTTCATTTATGGTGAGTGTCTTTCACACAATCCTTTTTCTTCACCAGACTTTGAAGAACTGGTTTCCTCTCTTTTCTGATGCCCATCCTGTCCTCAAGGCTCGTCCTCTATTGGATCTGTCAATGCACAATTTCTGGCTGCGTTTTCAGCAGCTGCTGGAAAAAGATCACCAGAACTCTTTGATTCTGAAGAATCTGATCCAGAG TGGGGCTGCTGGAGTGCTAGT